The following are from one region of the Corylus avellana chromosome ca1, CavTom2PMs-1.0 genome:
- the LOC132176103 gene encoding nuclear pore complex protein NUP1 isoform X2 has product MDTAREGNPYDAVAGEGFGTGGKFRRRPFRRTANTTPYDRPPTALRNPSIVNHNNNGNGWLSRLVDPAQRLIASSAHRLFSSVFRKRLPPPAQKPLESSYTSEANREVRDTEQEARDKHHEAAVIDSSGRQQGAIDRGDNSHSCSDKGGVTELEQLLKQKSFTRSEIDRLTALLHSRTVDIHIGDEDKKSEGILPEASVSHDRREEFQAPASENGIGSHLISTPLISSRVLDEDVASPAELAKAYMDCRPSKVSPLMLGIRSQGFVEDPIVISHRPFPPKSPIMPLVPRSAGRAGYTENGFMTPRSRGKYAIYSMARTPYSRVHSSSTPKGVGPIVAYDGPSSSSQAAWEQNKLSDSKQGALKRRSSVLDNDLGSVGPIRRIRHKPNLLSSRGLSFPVSGSPVSIRGTGVGPSAAQYPSSSVQKPFLFVESNKGNLTRMSTENGDSMPTTSFPPVSSKSSEMASKILQQLEKLVSPKEKSSELKLGSVRDSSPTKLSPSMLHGKALRSLETVESPKFLENGRDGNKLVTLFDTVLPDALDTTSQKQKKVEENGPLRLVAPGDRSLPMVNNIDYKAPKKDTSPSGKTADSALMNFVTHPSQKKRAFQMSAHEDYLELDDDHPDGAVPTPLVEERERVEVSVAERKANSAEAATPENPPSLFGFKRPASSVLNQKADLVTSDGPVVAEKSTGFSFPKAATTNIAVQPATAVRQSLSTSDKSAPPRELNVAPMFNFGDNIASPKEPNAASTVASFLSISSADKVPQFTFGSSSSAGESASLQFGVRSDPKPESTSSFLTVSATDSVPKIPELGGADNKNNSNAGITSRTPETVLPSAASSPTPTASIGANNSIFSNGSFASIPPSSVSSTIPPLVFNSGQNQNSSSSSTLAVTSTGSITSTSPFTSITGSSSLSASAGAAPLFSATPIFKFGSTVSSTGASPVAATSGKESEAGKTRPDTSFSNLSSNPFVGTSAANPSTGSSIFGFSAAVTSTANNQSQGSLFGAGSGSVLSAQAATAGSGVSTLSNSMPMQFSSTSSSPSFGLAGNTSFSSGSSPFASSTSAAKLFNSGAAFGLGSSEANNSSTIGGTTSSLFGSSWQSSSFNSTSSSSAGLSFPASAASVPATTSPSTGLLFTASTAAAATTTTAPQSVFAFAASAPSVAATSSSPGIFGSSIGAPSGPAYSFTSSGNNDQMNMEDSMAEDTVQASMPAVPAFSTHPVTPPQSNFVFGSTPTSTPNPFTFVGQQNSGTVPNLFQATNSLGGSFSVGAGGGDKSGRKIVKVSRKGRKK; this is encoded by the exons atgGACACGGCGCGGGAGGGGAATCCCTACGACGCCGTAGCGGGGGAAGGATTCGGCACGGGAGGCAAGTTCCGGAGGCGGCCGTTCCGGCGGACCGCCAATACCACGCCGTACGACCGCCCCCCGACGGCTCTCAGAAACCCTAGCATAGTCAACCACAACAACAACGGCAATGGGTGGCTCTCGCGACTCGTCGATCCCGCTCAGAGGCTCATCGCCTCCAGCGCCCACCGTCTATTCTCCTCCGTCTTCCGCAAGCGCCTCCCTCCGCCGGCGCAGAAGCCGCTGGAGTCGTCTTACACTTCGG AAGCAAACCGGGAAGTAAGGGATACTGAACAGGAAGCAAGGGATAAGCACCATGAAGCAGCTGTCATA GATTCTTCTGGACGGCAGCAAGGGGCCATTGATCGGGGTGACAATTCACATAGTTGTTCTGACAAAGGTGGCGTGACTGAGCTTGAGCAACTTTTAAAGCAGAAGTCATTTACCAG ATCTGAGATTGATCGCTTGACAGCCTTGTTACATTCAAGAACTGTTGATATACATATTGGGGATGAAGACAAAAAGTCTGAAGGTATTCTACCAGAAGCATCAGTGTCTCATGACAGAAGGGAGGAATTTCAAGCTCCAGCTTCAGAAAATGGGATTGGAAGCCACCTCATTTCAACCCCTCTCATTAGTTCAAGA GTCCTTGATGAGGATGTTGCTTCACCTGCAGAGCTTGCAAAAGCTTACATGGACTGTAGGCCTTCAAAAGTATCCCCATTAATGCTTGGTATTCGCAGTCAAGGATTTGTGGAAGATCCAATCGTGATAAGTCATCGGCCTTTTCCGCCAAAATCACCCATTATGCCACTTGTGCCGCGGTCTGCTGGTCGTGCTGGGTATACTGAAAATGGTTTCATGACACCAAGATCTCGAGGCAAATATGCAATATATAGCATGGCTCGAACACCATATTCCAGAGTTCATTCATCCTCTACCCCAAAG GGTGTTGGGCCCATTGTTGCTTATGATGGGCCTTCATCGTCATCTCAGGCTGCATGGGAGCAGAATAAACTTTCCGACTCTAAACAAGGG gCTTTAAAACGTAGAAGTTCAGTCTTAGACAATGATTTGGGATCTGTTGGTCCTATACGTAGAATTCGTCATAAACCTAATCTTCTATCTTCAAGAGGATTGAGTTTCCCGGTTTCTGGTAGTCCTGTTTCTATTCGTGGTACTGGAGTTGGTCCAAGTGCTGCTCAATACCCTTCCTCTTCAGTGCAAAAGccatttttatttgttgaatCTAATAAGGGAAACTTGACAAGGATGTCCACAGAAAATGGGGATAGCATGCCGACTACAAGTTTCCCCCCGGTTTCCTCCAAGTCCAGTGAGATGGCTTCGAAAATATTGCAGCAACTTGAAAAGTTGGTTTCGCCAAAAGAGAAATCATCTGAGCTCAAGCTAGGTTCTGTGAGGGACAGTTCGCCCACTAAGTTGTCGCCATCTATGTTACATGGAAAGGCTCTTAGAAGCCTGGAGACTGTAGAATCACCAAAATTTCTCGAGAATGGACGAGATGGTAATAAGTTGGTTACATTATTTGACACGGTTTTACCTGATGCTCTGGACACCACTTctcaaaagcaaaagaaagttgaagaaaatggcCCATTGAGGCTTGTTGCTCCTGGTGACAGATCACTTCCTATGGTAAACAACATTGATTATAAAGCTCCAAAAAAGGACACATCACCTAGTGGCAAAACTGCAGATTCTGCATTGATGAACTTTGTCACCCATCCTTCACAAAAGAAACGGGCTTTCCAGATGAGTGCACATGAG GATTATTTAGAGCTGGATGATGACCATCCTGATGGAGCTGTACCTACTCCATTGgttgaagagagagaaagggttGAAGTTTCTGTGGCAGAGAGGAAAGCCAATTCTGCGGAAGCAGCAACACCGGAGAATCCTCCATCTCTATTTGGATTTAAGCGACCTGCAAGTTCTGTATTGAACCAAAAAGCAGATTTGGTAACTTCTGATGGGCCTGTGGTTGCTGAAAAGAGCACtggtttttcttttccaaagGCCGCCACTACCAATATAGCTGTTCAGCCTGCTACGGCAGTGAGACAGTCATTGTCAACATCTGATAAATCTGCACCACCAAGGGAATTAAATGTTGCACCTATGTTTAATTTTGGAGATAACATTGCTTCTCCAAAGGAACCAAATGCTGCTTCTACAGTTGCTAGCTTTTTATCCATTTCAAGTGCTGACAAGGTTCCACAGTTTACATTTGGTTCCTCGTCTTCAGCTGGTGAATCTGCAAGCCTCCAATTTGGTGTTCGTTCTGACCCTAAACCGGAAAGCACAAGCAG CTTTTTAACTGTTAGTGCGACTGATTCTGTACCAAAAATACCTGAATTGGGCGGAGCTGATAATAAGAACAACTCAAATGCTGGAATCACTTCTAGGACACCAGAAACTGTACTTCCATCTGCTGCATCATCACCTACACCTACTGCAAGTATTGGTGCCAATAATTCTATCTTCAGTAATGGGTCTTTTGCTTCGATTCCTCCTTCATCAGTCTCTTCTACCATTCCACCTCTTGTTTTTAATAGTGGTCAGAATCAAAATTCATCGAGTAGCTCTACCCTTGCTGTTACTTCCACTGGCAGCATCACCTCCACCTCTCCCTTCACCTCCATTACCGGCAGTAGCAGTCTCTCTGCCTCTGCTGGAGCAGCACCTTTATTTTCTGCAAcacctatttttaaatttggatcTACAGTTTCATCAACTGGAGCATCACCGGTAGCTGCTACTTCTGGGAAAGAATCAGAAGCAGGCAAGACTAGGCCAGATACAAGCTTTAGCAATCTCAGCAGCAATCCTTTTGTTGGCACTTCTGCTGCAAATCCAAGTACAGGAAGTAGCATTTTTGGATTTAGTGCTGCAGTCACTTCAACTGCTAATAATCAATCTCAGGGTTCTCTTTTCGGTGCTGGCAGCGGATCTGTGCTTAGTGCACAGGCAGCCACCGCTGGCTCTGGGGTCTCAACTCTTAGCAACAGCATGCCCATGCAATTCAGTTCAACTTCATCGTCCCCATCTTTTGGATTGGCTGGGAATACGTCTTTCTCTTCTGGCAGTTCTCCTTTTGCTTCCTCAACTTCTGCTGCTAAACTTTTCAATTCAGGTGCTGCGTTTGGACTTGGCTCTTCTGAGGCCAACAACAGTAGTACGATAGGTGGTACTACTTCAAGCTTGTTTGGTTCCAGTTGGCAGTCTTCGAGTTTTAATTCAACCTCTTCCTCCTCAGCTGGGTTGTCCTTCCCAGCATCTGCAGCGTCTGTTCCTGCTACTACATCGCCATCAACTGGGTTGCTCTTCACAGCATCTACAGCTGCTGCTGCTACTACTACTACAGCTCCGCAATCTGTGTTTGCATTTGCAGCATCTGCACCTTCTGTTGCTGCTACTAGCAGTTCACCTGGTATATTTGGATCATCTATTGGGGCGCCGTCTGGTCCTGCTTACTCGTTCACTTCTTCAG GAAATAATGATCAAATGAATATGGAGGACAGCATGGCGGAGGATACGGTTCAAGCATCCATGCCTGCAGTTCCAGCATTTAGTACACATCCTGTCACACCTCCTCAATCTAACTTTGTGTTTGGTTCAACACCTACATCAACACCAAATCCCTTTACTTTTGTGGGCCAACAGAATTCAGGCACAGTACCGAACCTATTTCAGGCCACAAACAGTTTAGGAGGGAGCTTCTCAGTGGGTGCTGGTGGCGGGGACAAGTCTGGTCGAAAGATCGTCAAAGTTAGTCGCAAGGGacggaagaagtaa
- the LOC132163450 gene encoding uncharacterized protein LOC132163450, with translation MQRRASYPDSHVNPAYTNSQANPFVASQMQHMPTQRMQHTSTQRMQLNAAMKDFPGRPDSFSTEEEHSYKSSKIEEQWKWDRDAPNVSNQISPHSFNEGLGGNGKRSYYQDQMPDQRRSSDNRADTEPRSLSQEQDMEVGYEDNPSPLTFEGLERKFIDEIMNLAKEQSHTEDVEYARHREKIMEINTRHQEKVSALRAKQATAREEFLHMELQARLNQYQQPGTTHYRNPGLHDAHGYFGASVAVVAEAHREFATSQFESYRELPPVLRREKTQGTEVRVPYPSGRVYNNAARNY, from the exons ATGCAAAGGCGGGCATCTTATCCTGATTCCCATGTGAATCCAGCTTACACCAATTCCCAAGCAAATCCATTTGTTGCTTCTCAGATGCAGCACATGCCTACACAGAGAATGCAGCACAcgtccacacaaagaatgcAGCTGAATGCTGCAATGAAAGATTTTCCAGGACGTCCAGATTCTTTTTCTACTGAGGAAGAGCATTCATACAAGTCTTCAAAAATAGAGGAGCAATGGAAATGGGATAGAGATGCACCAAAtgtatcaaatcaaatatcgCCCCATTCATTTAATGAAG GTCTGGGGGGAAATGGGAAAAGATCTTATTACCAAGATCAGATGCCAGACCAGAGACGTAGTTCAGATAACCGAGCAGACACAGAACCTAGAAGCCTGTCTCAAGAGCAAGATATGGAAGTTGGCTATGAAGACAATCCATCACCACTGACTTTTGAAGGTCTTGAACGAaaattcattgatgaaatcaTGAACTTGGCAAAGGAACAAAGTCATACAGAGGATGTGGAATATGCAAGGCACAGGGAG aAAATAATGGAGATCAATACTAGGCATCAGGAAAAAGTATCTGCACTTCGTGCTAAACAAGCCACTGCAAGAGAAGAATTCCTCCACATGGAATTACAGGCACGGTTGAATCAGTATCAGCAACCCGGGACGACTCATTACCGGAATCCAGGTCTGCACGATGCTCATGGCTATTTTGGAGCTTCAGTTGCAGTTGTTGCTGAAGCGCATCGAGAATTTGCCACTAGTCAGTTTGAGTCATATAGAGAGCTACCTCCTGTTCTCAGGAGGGAGAAAACTCAGGGAACTGAGGTTAGGGTTCCATACCCTAGTGGCCGGGTTTACAACAATGCTGCCAGAAATTACTAA
- the LOC132176103 gene encoding nuclear pore complex protein NUP1 isoform X1: protein MDTAREGNPYDAVAGEGFGTGGKFRRRPFRRTANTTPYDRPPTALRNPSIVNHNNNGNGWLSRLVDPAQRLIASSAHRLFSSVFRKRLPPPAQKPLESSYTSEANREVRDTEQEARDKHHEAAVIDSSGRQQGAIDRGDNSHSCSDKGGVTELEQLLKQKSFTRSEIDRLTALLHSRTVDIHIGDEDKKSEGILPEASVSHDRREEFQAPASENGIGSHLISTPLISSRVLDEDVASPAELAKAYMDCRPSKVSPLMLGIRSQGFVEDPIVISHRPFPPKSPIMPLVPRSAGRAGYTENGFMTPRSRGKYAIYSMARTPYSRVHSSSTPKGVGPIVAYDGPSSSSQAAWEQNKLSDSKQGALKRRSSVLDNDLGSVGPIRRIRHKPNLLSSRGLSFPVSGSPVSIRGTGVGPSAAQYPSSSVQKPFLFVESNKGNLTRMSTENGDSMPTTSFPPVSSKSSEMASKILQQLEKLVSPKEKSSELKLGSVRDSSPTKLSPSMLHGKALRSLETVESPKFLENGRDGNKLVTLFDTVLPDALDTTSQKQKKVEENGPLRLVAPGDRSLPMVNNIDYKAPKKDTSPSGKTADSALMNFVTHPSQKKRAFQMSAHEDYLELDDDHPDGAVPTPLVEERERVEVSVAERKANSAEAATPENPPSLFGFKRPASSVLNQKADLVTSDGPVVAEKSTGFSFPKAATTNIAVQPATAVRQSLSTSDKSAPPRELNVAPMFNFGDNIASPKEPNAASTVASFLSISSADKVPQFTFGSSSSAGESASLQFGVRSDPKPESTSSFLTVSATDSVPKIPELGGADNKNNSNAGITSRTPETVLPSAASSPTPTASIGANNSIFSNGSFASIPPSSVSSTIPPLVFNSGQNQNSSSSSTLAVTSTGSITSTSPFTSITGSSSLSASAGAAPLFSATPIFKFGSTVSSTGASPVAATSGKESEAGKTRPDTSFSNLSSNPFVGTSAANPSTGSSIFGFSAAVTSTANNQSQGSLFGAGSGSVLSAQAATAGSGVSTLSNSMPMQFSSTSSSPSFGLAGNTSFSSGSSPFASSTSAAKLFNSGAAFGLGSSEANNSSTIGGTTSSLFGSSWQSSSFNSTSSSSAGLSFPASAASVPATTSPSTGLLFTASTAAAATTTTAPQSVFAFAASAPSVAATSSSPGIFGSSIGAPSGPAYSFTSSGMAAPSLQPVFGNNSPGYAFNSAASGNNDQMNMEDSMAEDTVQASMPAVPAFSTHPVTPPQSNFVFGSTPTSTPNPFTFVGQQNSGTVPNLFQATNSLGGSFSVGAGGGDKSGRKIVKVSRKGRKK from the exons atgGACACGGCGCGGGAGGGGAATCCCTACGACGCCGTAGCGGGGGAAGGATTCGGCACGGGAGGCAAGTTCCGGAGGCGGCCGTTCCGGCGGACCGCCAATACCACGCCGTACGACCGCCCCCCGACGGCTCTCAGAAACCCTAGCATAGTCAACCACAACAACAACGGCAATGGGTGGCTCTCGCGACTCGTCGATCCCGCTCAGAGGCTCATCGCCTCCAGCGCCCACCGTCTATTCTCCTCCGTCTTCCGCAAGCGCCTCCCTCCGCCGGCGCAGAAGCCGCTGGAGTCGTCTTACACTTCGG AAGCAAACCGGGAAGTAAGGGATACTGAACAGGAAGCAAGGGATAAGCACCATGAAGCAGCTGTCATA GATTCTTCTGGACGGCAGCAAGGGGCCATTGATCGGGGTGACAATTCACATAGTTGTTCTGACAAAGGTGGCGTGACTGAGCTTGAGCAACTTTTAAAGCAGAAGTCATTTACCAG ATCTGAGATTGATCGCTTGACAGCCTTGTTACATTCAAGAACTGTTGATATACATATTGGGGATGAAGACAAAAAGTCTGAAGGTATTCTACCAGAAGCATCAGTGTCTCATGACAGAAGGGAGGAATTTCAAGCTCCAGCTTCAGAAAATGGGATTGGAAGCCACCTCATTTCAACCCCTCTCATTAGTTCAAGA GTCCTTGATGAGGATGTTGCTTCACCTGCAGAGCTTGCAAAAGCTTACATGGACTGTAGGCCTTCAAAAGTATCCCCATTAATGCTTGGTATTCGCAGTCAAGGATTTGTGGAAGATCCAATCGTGATAAGTCATCGGCCTTTTCCGCCAAAATCACCCATTATGCCACTTGTGCCGCGGTCTGCTGGTCGTGCTGGGTATACTGAAAATGGTTTCATGACACCAAGATCTCGAGGCAAATATGCAATATATAGCATGGCTCGAACACCATATTCCAGAGTTCATTCATCCTCTACCCCAAAG GGTGTTGGGCCCATTGTTGCTTATGATGGGCCTTCATCGTCATCTCAGGCTGCATGGGAGCAGAATAAACTTTCCGACTCTAAACAAGGG gCTTTAAAACGTAGAAGTTCAGTCTTAGACAATGATTTGGGATCTGTTGGTCCTATACGTAGAATTCGTCATAAACCTAATCTTCTATCTTCAAGAGGATTGAGTTTCCCGGTTTCTGGTAGTCCTGTTTCTATTCGTGGTACTGGAGTTGGTCCAAGTGCTGCTCAATACCCTTCCTCTTCAGTGCAAAAGccatttttatttgttgaatCTAATAAGGGAAACTTGACAAGGATGTCCACAGAAAATGGGGATAGCATGCCGACTACAAGTTTCCCCCCGGTTTCCTCCAAGTCCAGTGAGATGGCTTCGAAAATATTGCAGCAACTTGAAAAGTTGGTTTCGCCAAAAGAGAAATCATCTGAGCTCAAGCTAGGTTCTGTGAGGGACAGTTCGCCCACTAAGTTGTCGCCATCTATGTTACATGGAAAGGCTCTTAGAAGCCTGGAGACTGTAGAATCACCAAAATTTCTCGAGAATGGACGAGATGGTAATAAGTTGGTTACATTATTTGACACGGTTTTACCTGATGCTCTGGACACCACTTctcaaaagcaaaagaaagttgaagaaaatggcCCATTGAGGCTTGTTGCTCCTGGTGACAGATCACTTCCTATGGTAAACAACATTGATTATAAAGCTCCAAAAAAGGACACATCACCTAGTGGCAAAACTGCAGATTCTGCATTGATGAACTTTGTCACCCATCCTTCACAAAAGAAACGGGCTTTCCAGATGAGTGCACATGAG GATTATTTAGAGCTGGATGATGACCATCCTGATGGAGCTGTACCTACTCCATTGgttgaagagagagaaagggttGAAGTTTCTGTGGCAGAGAGGAAAGCCAATTCTGCGGAAGCAGCAACACCGGAGAATCCTCCATCTCTATTTGGATTTAAGCGACCTGCAAGTTCTGTATTGAACCAAAAAGCAGATTTGGTAACTTCTGATGGGCCTGTGGTTGCTGAAAAGAGCACtggtttttcttttccaaagGCCGCCACTACCAATATAGCTGTTCAGCCTGCTACGGCAGTGAGACAGTCATTGTCAACATCTGATAAATCTGCACCACCAAGGGAATTAAATGTTGCACCTATGTTTAATTTTGGAGATAACATTGCTTCTCCAAAGGAACCAAATGCTGCTTCTACAGTTGCTAGCTTTTTATCCATTTCAAGTGCTGACAAGGTTCCACAGTTTACATTTGGTTCCTCGTCTTCAGCTGGTGAATCTGCAAGCCTCCAATTTGGTGTTCGTTCTGACCCTAAACCGGAAAGCACAAGCAG CTTTTTAACTGTTAGTGCGACTGATTCTGTACCAAAAATACCTGAATTGGGCGGAGCTGATAATAAGAACAACTCAAATGCTGGAATCACTTCTAGGACACCAGAAACTGTACTTCCATCTGCTGCATCATCACCTACACCTACTGCAAGTATTGGTGCCAATAATTCTATCTTCAGTAATGGGTCTTTTGCTTCGATTCCTCCTTCATCAGTCTCTTCTACCATTCCACCTCTTGTTTTTAATAGTGGTCAGAATCAAAATTCATCGAGTAGCTCTACCCTTGCTGTTACTTCCACTGGCAGCATCACCTCCACCTCTCCCTTCACCTCCATTACCGGCAGTAGCAGTCTCTCTGCCTCTGCTGGAGCAGCACCTTTATTTTCTGCAAcacctatttttaaatttggatcTACAGTTTCATCAACTGGAGCATCACCGGTAGCTGCTACTTCTGGGAAAGAATCAGAAGCAGGCAAGACTAGGCCAGATACAAGCTTTAGCAATCTCAGCAGCAATCCTTTTGTTGGCACTTCTGCTGCAAATCCAAGTACAGGAAGTAGCATTTTTGGATTTAGTGCTGCAGTCACTTCAACTGCTAATAATCAATCTCAGGGTTCTCTTTTCGGTGCTGGCAGCGGATCTGTGCTTAGTGCACAGGCAGCCACCGCTGGCTCTGGGGTCTCAACTCTTAGCAACAGCATGCCCATGCAATTCAGTTCAACTTCATCGTCCCCATCTTTTGGATTGGCTGGGAATACGTCTTTCTCTTCTGGCAGTTCTCCTTTTGCTTCCTCAACTTCTGCTGCTAAACTTTTCAATTCAGGTGCTGCGTTTGGACTTGGCTCTTCTGAGGCCAACAACAGTAGTACGATAGGTGGTACTACTTCAAGCTTGTTTGGTTCCAGTTGGCAGTCTTCGAGTTTTAATTCAACCTCTTCCTCCTCAGCTGGGTTGTCCTTCCCAGCATCTGCAGCGTCTGTTCCTGCTACTACATCGCCATCAACTGGGTTGCTCTTCACAGCATCTACAGCTGCTGCTGCTACTACTACTACAGCTCCGCAATCTGTGTTTGCATTTGCAGCATCTGCACCTTCTGTTGCTGCTACTAGCAGTTCACCTGGTATATTTGGATCATCTATTGGGGCGCCGTCTGGTCCTGCTTACTCGTTCACTTCTTCAGGTATGGCTGCTCCCTCATTGCAGCCTGTCTTTGGTAATAATAGTCCGGGCTATGCATTTAATTCAGCTGCTTCAGGAAATAATGATCAAATGAATATGGAGGACAGCATGGCGGAGGATACGGTTCAAGCATCCATGCCTGCAGTTCCAGCATTTAGTACACATCCTGTCACACCTCCTCAATCTAACTTTGTGTTTGGTTCAACACCTACATCAACACCAAATCCCTTTACTTTTGTGGGCCAACAGAATTCAGGCACAGTACCGAACCTATTTCAGGCCACAAACAGTTTAGGAGGGAGCTTCTCAGTGGGTGCTGGTGGCGGGGACAAGTCTGGTCGAAAGATCGTCAAAGTTAGTCGCAAGGGacggaagaagtaa